One segment of Rhodanobacter thiooxydans DNA contains the following:
- the yihA gene encoding ribosome biogenesis GTP-binding protein YihA/YsxC, with protein MSNPLQGAQFVLAAHRISQLPADQGAEVAFAGRSNAGKSSALNALTGHKGLARTSKTPGRTQQMVAFSLPPPRDVSVSPARPSAIVDGQQVSDLRLIDLPGYGYAKVPLEMREHWKQEIDAYLHQRRSLRGVVLIADIRHPLKEFDRMMLDFCFATQLPCHLLLTKADKLSRNQALQALAAMRKSFPDGLHATAQVFSSTAGTGVDEARQAVATLLQQPRER; from the coding sequence ATGTCGAATCCCCTGCAGGGCGCGCAATTCGTGCTCGCCGCCCACCGCATCAGCCAGCTTCCCGCCGACCAGGGCGCCGAGGTGGCGTTTGCCGGACGCTCGAATGCCGGCAAGTCCAGCGCGCTGAATGCGCTGACCGGGCACAAGGGGCTGGCACGTACTTCCAAGACCCCCGGCCGCACCCAGCAGATGGTCGCGTTCAGCCTGCCGCCGCCGCGGGACGTGTCAGTGTCGCCGGCACGACCGTCCGCCATCGTCGACGGCCAGCAGGTATCCGACCTGCGGCTGATCGACCTGCCGGGCTACGGCTACGCCAAGGTGCCGCTGGAGATGCGCGAGCACTGGAAGCAGGAGATCGACGCCTACCTGCACCAGCGGCGCAGCTTGCGCGGCGTGGTGCTGATCGCCGACATCCGCCATCCGCTGAAGGAGTTCGACCGGATGATGCTGGACTTCTGCTTCGCCACCCAACTGCCCTGCCACCTGCTGCTGACCAAGGCCGACAAGCTTTCGCGCAACCAGGCGCTGCAGGCGCTGGCGGCGATGCGCAAGAGCTTTCCCGACGGCCTGCATGCCACCGCGCAGGTGTTCTCCTCCACCGCCGGCACCGGCGTGGACGAGGCGCGGCAGGCGGTGGCTACCCTGTTGCAGCAGCCGCGCGAGCGCTGA
- a CDS encoding transglycosylase SLT domain-containing protein translates to MSVFLLPRRILLAWLLLAGWLLTSAGAHAAEPADARRAAFKQAYAAAQQGGNDWQPLATSLHDYPLYPYLPAAALQHDIQQIDRASVESYLAQYPDWIPAADLRRAFLRELARRQDWSTFLALYQPGLGDTLACDALQARLAGGGTLDFERDLATLWARPSLPDACDPVLAAAHDQGLLTDARLWTRIDRAADAGQAGTIANLASWLTEPGRASALQLAQALRDPAAALNAARSWPDQPRQRQAATLALVRQARRDTDAADTAWQQLRPRFRFSESQRNQVMQTLALYHATDFDDGALARLIALPATAQTDGTREWRVRVALARQDWSAVLAGLDAMPASQQQDGEWQYFRARALAALGRGDEARRLLDAQADQPTFFGFLSADRLDQPYAICPLTLADDPQREQALLANPGLLRAFELYAVDLPKLARREWARALQDADPATQRMAADLANRRGWYDRAVFTLSSGDALRLYDLRFPLASQDGLVPQAAQAGIEPAWAYGILRAESAWMSDAQSGADARGLMQLLPATAALVAKRNGLDWGGGDTLYDPATNIALGTRYLAQMAARFNGSPWLASAAYNAGPNKVEQWLAARGTLAPDLFVATIPYKETREYVARVMAFSVIYDWRLSGDTVVPLATRMGPIGQPYALPTAATTRRAVACPAEAAPAPAVAGSVSP, encoded by the coding sequence ATGTCCGTTTTCCTCTTGCCACGGCGCATCCTGCTCGCCTGGCTGCTGCTCGCCGGCTGGCTGCTGACGAGCGCAGGGGCGCATGCCGCCGAACCCGCCGACGCCCGGCGCGCGGCCTTCAAACAGGCCTACGCCGCCGCCCAGCAAGGGGGTAACGACTGGCAACCGCTGGCCACCAGCCTGCACGATTACCCGCTGTATCCGTACCTGCCCGCGGCAGCGCTGCAACACGACATCCAGCAGATCGACCGCGCCAGCGTGGAGTCGTACCTCGCGCAGTACCCGGACTGGATCCCCGCTGCCGACCTGCGCCGCGCGTTCCTGCGGGAACTGGCGCGGCGGCAGGACTGGAGCACGTTCCTCGCGCTGTACCAGCCCGGCCTCGGCGACACGCTGGCCTGCGACGCGCTGCAGGCGCGCCTGGCCGGTGGCGGCACGCTGGATTTCGAGCGCGACCTGGCCACGCTGTGGGCCAGGCCGAGCCTGCCCGATGCCTGCGACCCGGTGCTCGCCGCCGCCCACGACCAGGGCCTGCTGACCGACGCGCGCTTGTGGACGCGGATCGACCGCGCCGCCGACGCCGGCCAGGCCGGCACCATCGCCAACCTGGCCAGCTGGCTCACCGAACCCGGCCGCGCCAGCGCACTGCAACTGGCGCAGGCACTGCGCGATCCGGCCGCCGCGCTGAACGCCGCGCGCAGCTGGCCCGACCAGCCGCGCCAGCGCCAGGCGGCCACGCTGGCGCTGGTCCGCCAGGCCCGGCGCGACACCGACGCCGCCGACACCGCCTGGCAGCAACTGCGGCCCCGCTTCCGCTTCAGCGAGTCGCAGCGCAACCAGGTCATGCAGACCCTGGCGCTGTACCACGCCACCGATTTCGATGACGGCGCACTGGCCCGCTTGATTGCCCTGCCCGCCACCGCGCAGACCGACGGCACCCGCGAATGGCGGGTGCGCGTGGCGCTGGCGCGGCAGGACTGGAGCGCGGTGCTGGCCGGCCTCGACGCGATGCCCGCCAGCCAGCAGCAGGACGGCGAGTGGCAGTACTTCCGCGCCCGCGCGCTGGCCGCGCTCGGCCGCGGCGACGAGGCGCGCCGGCTGCTCGACGCCCAGGCCGACCAGCCCACCTTCTTCGGCTTCCTGTCCGCCGACCGGCTCGACCAGCCGTACGCGATCTGCCCGCTGACCCTGGCCGACGACCCGCAACGCGAACAGGCGCTGCTGGCCAACCCCGGCCTGCTGCGCGCGTTCGAGCTGTACGCGGTGGACCTGCCGAAACTGGCCCGGCGCGAATGGGCGCGCGCCTTGCAGGATGCCGACCCGGCCACCCAGCGGATGGCCGCCGACCTGGCCAACCGCCGCGGCTGGTACGACCGCGCCGTGTTCACCCTGAGCAGCGGCGATGCACTGCGGCTGTACGACCTGCGCTTCCCGCTGGCCAGCCAGGACGGCCTGGTGCCGCAGGCCGCCCAGGCCGGGATCGAGCCGGCCTGGGCCTACGGCATCCTGCGCGCGGAAAGCGCCTGGATGAGCGACGCACAATCCGGCGCCGACGCGCGCGGCCTGATGCAGCTGCTGCCGGCCACCGCCGCGCTGGTGGCGAAGCGCAACGGCCTCGACTGGGGCGGCGGCGACACGCTGTACGACCCGGCCACCAACATCGCGCTGGGCACGCGCTACCTGGCGCAGATGGCCGCGCGCTTCAACGGTTCGCCGTGGCTGGCCAGCGCCGCCTACAACGCCGGGCCGAACAAGGTCGAGCAATGGCTGGCCGCGCGCGGCACGCTGGCGCCGGACCTGTTCGTCGCCACCATCCCGTACAAGGAAACCCGCGAGTACGTGGCACGGGTGATGGCATTCAGCGTGATCTACGATTGGCGCCTGAGCGGTGACACGGTGGTGCCGCTGGCCACCCGTATGGGTCCGATCGGCCAGCCGTATGCCCTGCCGACCGCCGCGACGACGCGCCGGGCGGTCGCCTGTCCCGCCGAGGCGGCGCCGGCACCGGCCGTCGCCGGCAGCGTCTCACCCTGA
- a CDS encoding GAF domain-containing protein — MFELKAHTYASKREHYADLVQQARGILAGERDLIANAANFSALVYHSLAQVNWAGFYLYDGTELVVGPFQGKPACIRIALGRGVCGTAAQTRQTQLVRDVNAFAGHIACDAASQSEIVVPLVKADGSLLGVWDVDSPVTDRFDEDDRAGMEALCAVFMASVHG, encoded by the coding sequence GACCTGGTGCAACAGGCGCGCGGCATCCTCGCCGGCGAGCGCGACCTGATCGCGAACGCGGCAAATTTCAGTGCGCTGGTCTACCACAGCCTGGCGCAGGTGAACTGGGCCGGTTTCTACCTGTACGACGGCACCGAGCTGGTGGTCGGCCCGTTCCAGGGCAAGCCGGCGTGCATCCGCATCGCGCTCGGTCGCGGCGTCTGCGGCACCGCCGCGCAGACGCGGCAGACCCAGCTGGTGCGCGATGTCAACGCGTTCGCCGGGCACATCGCCTGCGACGCCGCCTCGCAGTCGGAGATCGTGGTGCCGCTGGTGAAGGCCGACGGCAGCCTGCTCGGCGTGTGGGACGTGGACAGCCCGGTCACCGACCGCTTCGACGAGGACGACCGCGCCGGCATGGAGGCGCTGTGCGCGGTATTCATGGCGTCGGTGCACGGCTGA
- a CDS encoding thiol:disulfide interchange protein DsbA/DsbL, producing MFKRFVPLRVLTLLTGLLLASACTAQSSTAPYTEGNEYVTLPAPYQRYSSEGKVEVVEVFSYGCIHCAQFAPTAEKLRKQLPAGVAFELMPAPFNAEWLPYARAYYAAKQLGAVERTHLKLFEAKFAEHYPINSLDELADFYAREGVDRAGFMRLATSPEATAKMKDDLALIQKWQVDGTPTIVVNGKYRVATVHSFDEMVAVTQWLVKRELAGK from the coding sequence ATGTTCAAGCGATTCGTCCCCCTGCGTGTACTCACCCTGCTCACCGGCCTGCTGCTGGCCAGCGCCTGCACCGCGCAATCCAGCACCGCGCCGTACACCGAAGGCAACGAGTACGTCACCCTGCCCGCGCCGTACCAGCGCTACAGCAGCGAGGGCAAGGTGGAGGTGGTCGAGGTGTTCTCCTACGGCTGCATCCACTGCGCGCAATTCGCGCCGACTGCCGAGAAGCTGCGCAAGCAATTGCCGGCCGGGGTGGCCTTCGAGCTGATGCCGGCACCGTTCAACGCCGAGTGGCTGCCGTACGCGCGCGCGTACTACGCGGCGAAGCAGCTTGGCGCGGTCGAGCGCACCCACCTGAAACTGTTCGAGGCCAAGTTCGCCGAGCATTACCCGATCAACTCGCTGGACGAACTGGCCGACTTCTACGCCCGCGAAGGCGTCGACCGCGCCGGGTTCATGCGCTTGGCCACCTCACCCGAGGCCACCGCGAAGATGAAGGATGACCTGGCGCTGATCCAGAAGTGGCAGGTGGACGGCACCCCGACCATCGTGGTCAACGGCAAGTACCGCGTGGCCACCGTGCACTCGTTCGACGAGATGGTTGCGGTGACGCAATGGCTGGTCAAGCGCGAGCTGGCCGGCAAGTAG
- a CDS encoding thiol:disulfide interchange protein DsbA/DsbL, giving the protein MLKRLPFLCAALLALAACSHDSNSGNAAPQAAPAATSSAEAAPASTATSSTAPATAGTAAPAATGTATAATTAAAPAPAVAAAPFVDNGKWVEGKNYFLIDPAQPTSHPGKIEVTEVFSYGCPACNGFHSTVDQIARSLPPNAVMNYLAASFRPDENWPMYQRAFYAAQALDLVGKTHDAMFDAVWKSGELSTYNLKSSGLKPHEAWPTIEDAAKFYAKYGVDPKEFVGVANSFTVNTKMKRADDLMKAYGVDSTPTMIVNGKYRFTASSAGGYAQSIELTQWLVAKEAAGK; this is encoded by the coding sequence ATGCTGAAGCGTCTGCCGTTCCTGTGTGCCGCCCTGCTCGCGCTCGCCGCCTGCAGCCATGACAGCAACAGCGGCAACGCTGCTCCGCAGGCTGCGCCAGCGGCCACCAGCAGCGCCGAAGCCGCGCCGGCCAGCACCGCGACCAGCAGCACCGCACCGGCCACGGCCGGCACTGCAGCACCCGCCGCCACCGGCACGGCCACCGCCGCAACCACCGCTGCCGCGCCCGCGCCGGCCGTGGCCGCGGCGCCGTTCGTCGACAACGGCAAGTGGGTCGAGGGCAAGAACTACTTCCTGATCGACCCGGCGCAGCCGACCAGCCACCCCGGCAAGATCGAGGTGACCGAGGTGTTCTCCTACGGTTGCCCGGCCTGCAACGGCTTCCACTCCACCGTCGACCAGATCGCCAGGAGCCTGCCGCCGAATGCGGTGATGAACTACCTGGCCGCCTCGTTCCGCCCGGACGAGAACTGGCCGATGTACCAGCGTGCGTTCTACGCGGCGCAGGCGCTGGACCTGGTCGGCAAGACCCACGACGCGATGTTCGACGCGGTGTGGAAGAGCGGCGAGCTGTCCACCTACAACCTGAAGTCCAGCGGGCTGAAGCCGCACGAGGCGTGGCCGACCATCGAGGACGCGGCGAAGTTCTACGCCAAGTACGGCGTCGACCCGAAGGAATTCGTCGGCGTCGCCAACTCGTTCACCGTCAACACCAAGATGAAACGTGCCGACGACCTGATGAAGGCCTACGGGGTGGACAGCACGCCGACCATGATCGTCAACGGCAAGTACCGCTTCACGGCGAGCTCCGCCGGTGGCTACGCGCAGTCGATCGAGCTGACCCAGTGGCTGGTGGCCAAGGAAGCCGCCGGCAAGTAG
- a CDS encoding c-type cytochrome, whose product MSFRSAGFRPTVLGSALALVLALSTSAVMAQDTKPETATPAAASTAAAPASAATAAAPATAVATAAVKPGDATAGQAKAAVCGACHGMDGNSADAQYPKLAGQSEQYIVRQLTSFKAAKRQNPIMMGMASPLSEQDMHDLGAYFASKTPLPGVADQALVEHGQTLFRQGDATRGIPACMACHSIDGRGNPGALYPQLASQHAQYVEATLKAWHDGTTWGDDAHSQIMPTIAKQLSADDIAALASYIEGLHSADSKPVATP is encoded by the coding sequence ATGAGTTTTCGGTCCGCTGGTTTTCGACCCACGGTTCTCGGGTCTGCCCTGGCCCTTGTGCTGGCGCTGTCCACCAGCGCCGTGATGGCACAAGACACCAAGCCGGAGACTGCCACGCCAGCCGCCGCCAGCACTGCGGCGGCACCCGCCAGTGCAGCAACGGCCGCGGCGCCCGCCACGGCCGTTGCCACCGCCGCGGTGAAGCCCGGTGACGCCACCGCCGGCCAGGCCAAGGCCGCGGTCTGCGGCGCCTGCCACGGCATGGACGGCAATTCCGCCGACGCGCAGTACCCGAAGCTGGCCGGCCAGAGCGAGCAGTACATCGTGCGCCAGCTGACCAGCTTCAAGGCCGCCAAGCGGCAGAACCCGATCATGATGGGCATGGCCTCGCCGCTGTCCGAGCAGGACATGCACGACCTCGGCGCCTACTTCGCCAGCAAGACCCCGCTGCCCGGCGTGGCCGACCAGGCGCTGGTGGAACACGGCCAGACGCTGTTCCGCCAGGGCGACGCCACGCGCGGCATCCCGGCCTGCATGGCGTGCCACAGCATCGACGGCCGCGGCAACCCGGGCGCGCTGTACCCGCAGCTGGCCAGCCAGCACGCGCAGTACGTCGAGGCCACGCTGAAGGCCTGGCATGACGGCACCACCTGGGGCGACGACGCCCATTCGCAGATCATGCCGACGATCGCCAAGCAGCTGAGCGCCGACGACATCGCCGCCCTGGCCAGCTACATCGAGGGCCTGCATAGCGCCGACAGCAAGCCGGTTGCCACGCCCTGA
- a CDS encoding complex I NDUFA9 subunit family protein: MAAQQLVILGGTGFVGSRLVPRLAADGHRIVLLSRNREQHRELGVLPTVSVRSADIHDDDVLRRQLVGADAVINLVGILNPRGRDGFQRVHVELTRRLIAACHASGVGRLHQMSSLKAGQGLSQYLKTRGEAEVLVKASALDWTIYQPSVIFGPGDGLVSRFAKLLRQLPALPLARAPARMAPTFVGDVAEAIARCVGDAKLGVQRSFELYGPEVLTLGEIVRAIRAAAGLHTPVIALPDSLGRLQAQFAELLPGKPFSLDNFRSLRTDSVGKLDGYAALGIVPQPFTPWLPVLLGEPPRLRRLAAARSLRR, translated from the coding sequence ATGGCCGCACAGCAACTCGTCATCCTCGGCGGCACCGGTTTCGTCGGCAGCCGCCTGGTGCCGCGGCTGGCCGCCGACGGCCACCGCATCGTGCTGCTCAGCCGCAACCGCGAGCAGCACCGCGAACTCGGCGTGCTGCCCACGGTCAGCGTGCGCAGTGCCGACATCCACGACGACGACGTGTTGCGCCGGCAGCTGGTCGGCGCCGACGCGGTGATCAACCTGGTCGGCATCCTCAACCCGCGCGGCCGCGACGGCTTCCAGCGGGTGCACGTCGAACTCACCCGCCGGCTGATCGCCGCCTGCCACGCCAGCGGCGTGGGCCGCCTGCACCAGATGAGCTCGCTGAAGGCTGGCCAGGGCCTGTCGCAGTACCTGAAGACCCGCGGCGAGGCCGAGGTACTGGTCAAGGCCTCCGCGCTGGACTGGACGATCTACCAGCCCAGCGTGATCTTTGGCCCCGGCGACGGCCTGGTCAGCCGCTTCGCTAAATTGCTGCGGCAGCTGCCGGCGCTGCCGCTGGCGCGCGCGCCGGCGCGGATGGCGCCCACCTTCGTCGGCGACGTGGCCGAGGCGATCGCCCGCTGCGTCGGCGACGCGAAGCTCGGCGTGCAACGCAGCTTCGAGCTGTATGGCCCCGAGGTGCTCACGCTGGGCGAGATCGTGCGCGCGATCCGCGCTGCCGCCGGCCTGCACACGCCGGTCATCGCCCTGCCCGACAGCCTCGGCCGGCTGCAGGCGCAGTTCGCCGAGCTGCTGCCCGGCAAGCCGTTCTCGCTGGACAACTTCCGCTCGCTGCGCACCGACTCGGTTGGCAAGCTGGACGGCTACGCCGCGCTGGGCATCGTGCCGCAACCATTCACGCCGTGGCTGCCGGTACTGCTCGGCGAGCCGCCGCGGCTACGCCGGCTGGCTGCGGCGCGTTCCTTGCGGCGCTGA
- a CDS encoding glycoside hydrolase family 17, which yields MSAAASPVFRRTWPAWLALLLATLAGVYWWWAIGRPVALPDAPSARIACVSYAPFRQAGETPLDPNAFISPERIDADLRALSQRFDCVRTYSQGQGLGAVPAIAERYGMKVLLGIWLSGDAKANAQQVALGIAAANKYPQVLRGVIVGNEVLLRGELSSAQLAGYLQQVRAAVHVPVSYADVWEFWLRHPELAGSVDYLTIHILPYWEDQPVPPEGAVQHVATVYAKVQQAFPGRRVMIGETGWPSAGRPRQAASASVVNEARYLREFLRYAATVHMPYNVIEAFDQPWKRAQEGTVGGYWGIFDAQARPKFAMQGPVTEEPRWWAGWLAGVAGAALFMLAGGRQRRRRGHLALALAGMASGCALAWQFRQMLYACRDGWEWALSLAACALALLTALRLARRIAARLAGTSASAAPPHWLRAGWLFVLAYYGLLLAVDGRYRDFPLGLFWLPCLGYALLGWLGERHAAAMPLLEERFLAPWLPLLAAAVLVQEAGLTAVAWLWLGLNLLLAVPVLLEWRRARGLPVQQAQAAGQ from the coding sequence ATGTCAGCAGCAGCTTCGCCCGTCTTTCGTCGCACCTGGCCGGCGTGGCTGGCATTGTTGCTGGCGACGCTGGCCGGGGTGTACTGGTGGTGGGCGATCGGCCGGCCGGTGGCGCTGCCGGATGCGCCGTCGGCGCGGATCGCCTGCGTCTCGTACGCGCCGTTCCGCCAGGCCGGCGAGACGCCGCTGGACCCGAACGCTTTCATCAGTCCCGAACGCATCGACGCCGACCTGCGTGCCTTGTCGCAGCGCTTCGACTGCGTGCGCACCTACTCGCAGGGGCAGGGCCTCGGCGCGGTGCCGGCGATCGCCGAACGCTACGGCATGAAGGTGCTGCTGGGGATCTGGCTGAGCGGCGACGCGAAGGCGAACGCGCAGCAGGTCGCGCTGGGCATCGCCGCTGCGAACAAGTACCCGCAGGTGCTGCGCGGGGTGATCGTGGGCAACGAGGTGCTGCTGCGTGGCGAGCTGTCGTCGGCGCAACTGGCCGGCTACCTGCAGCAGGTGCGCGCGGCGGTCCACGTGCCGGTGAGCTATGCCGACGTGTGGGAGTTCTGGCTGCGCCACCCCGAGCTGGCCGGCTCGGTGGACTACCTGACCATCCACATCCTGCCGTACTGGGAAGACCAGCCGGTACCGCCCGAGGGCGCGGTGCAGCACGTGGCGACGGTGTACGCGAAGGTGCAGCAGGCGTTTCCCGGCCGGCGCGTGATGATCGGCGAGACCGGCTGGCCCAGCGCCGGGCGACCGCGCCAGGCGGCCAGCGCCAGCGTGGTCAACGAGGCGCGCTACCTGCGCGAGTTCCTGCGCTACGCCGCCACCGTGCACATGCCGTACAACGTGATCGAGGCGTTCGACCAGCCGTGGAAGCGCGCGCAGGAAGGCACCGTGGGCGGCTACTGGGGCATCTTCGACGCGCAGGCGCGGCCGAAGTTCGCCATGCAGGGGCCGGTGACCGAGGAGCCGCGCTGGTGGGCCGGCTGGCTTGCCGGCGTCGCCGGCGCCGCGCTGTTCATGCTGGCCGGCGGCCGGCAGCGACGCCGGCGCGGTCATCTGGCGCTGGCACTGGCCGGCATGGCCAGCGGCTGCGCGCTGGCGTGGCAGTTCCGGCAGATGCTGTACGCCTGCCGCGATGGCTGGGAGTGGGCGCTGTCGCTTGCCGCCTGCGCACTGGCCCTGCTCACCGCGCTGCGGCTGGCACGCCGGATCGCCGCGCGGCTGGCCGGCACGAGCGCGTCGGCCGCGCCGCCGCACTGGCTGCGCGCCGGCTGGCTGTTCGTGCTGGCGTATTACGGACTGCTGCTGGCGGTCGACGGCCGCTACCGGGATTTCCCGCTGGGCCTGTTCTGGCTGCCGTGCCTGGGCTACGCGTTGCTCGGCTGGCTGGGCGAGCGGCACGCGGCGGCGATGCCGCTGCTGGAGGAGCGCTTCCTCGCGCCCTGGCTGCCGCTGCTGGCGGCAGCCGTGCTGGTGCAGGAGGCCGGGCTCACCGCGGTGGCATGGCTATGGCTGGGACTGAACCTGCTGCTGGCCGTGCCGGTGCTGCTCGAATGGCGCCGCGCGCGCGGCCTGCCGGTGCAGCAGGCACAGGCAGCCGGCCAGTAG
- a CDS encoding endonuclease/exonuclease/phosphatase family protein translates to MTRAATPQAAPIERRLRLLSCNILAGASVQRYRQYVTRSLNAVLPGRSKMDNLDRLAEVLAQFDVIGLQEADAGSLRSGFLNQTRYLAETAGLPFWSHQPNRAMARLAHSANGLISRLEPHTVLDYPLPSRIPGRGALLAQFGEGDNALAVMIAHLSLSAPARARQLGFIAELLQDFPHAVLMGDLNTEPGSAEMQQLFAKSTLQPPAQPTPTFPSWKPRRALDHILTSPSIQLEKTWALPQAFSDHLPLAAEIRLPAHVGGKASPRRAR, encoded by the coding sequence ATGACCCGCGCCGCCACTCCCCAAGCCGCCCCCATCGAGCGCCGCCTGCGCCTGCTGAGCTGCAACATCCTGGCCGGCGCCAGCGTGCAGCGCTATCGCCAGTACGTCACCCGCAGCCTCAACGCGGTGCTGCCGGGGCGCAGCAAGATGGACAACCTCGACCGCCTGGCCGAAGTGCTGGCGCAGTTCGACGTGATCGGCCTGCAGGAGGCCGATGCCGGCAGCCTGCGCTCGGGTTTCCTCAACCAGACCCGCTACCTCGCCGAGACCGCCGGCCTGCCGTTCTGGAGCCACCAGCCGAACCGCGCGATGGCCCGGCTGGCGCACTCGGCGAACGGGCTGATCAGCCGGCTGGAACCGCACACCGTGCTGGACTACCCGCTGCCCAGCCGGATCCCCGGCCGCGGCGCGCTGCTGGCCCAGTTCGGCGAAGGCGACAACGCGCTGGCGGTGATGATCGCGCACCTGTCGCTGAGCGCACCGGCGCGCGCGCGCCAGCTCGGCTTCATCGCCGAGCTGCTGCAGGATTTCCCGCACGCCGTGCTGATGGGCGACCTCAACACCGAACCGGGCAGTGCCGAGATGCAGCAGCTGTTCGCCAAATCCACCCTGCAGCCGCCGGCGCAACCGACGCCGACCTTCCCCAGCTGGAAGCCGCGGCGCGCGCTGGACCACATCCTCACCTCGCCGTCGATCCAGCTGGAGAAGACCTGGGCGCTGCCGCAGGCGTTCTCCGACCATCTGCCGCTGGCGGCGGAGATCCGGTTGCCGGCGCACGTCGGCGGCAAGGCCTCGCCGAGGCGCGCGCGATGA